Proteins encoded in a region of the Mucilaginibacter sabulilitoris genome:
- the acs gene encoding acetate--CoA ligase, whose amino-acid sequence MKIKSFDEYKQVYQQSVEQPEQFWAGIADNFLWRKKWDKVLDWNFKEPNIKWFQGAKLNITENCLDRHLETLGDKPAIIWEPNDPQENHRILTYRQLHDKVCEFANVLKNNGAKKGDRICIYMPMVPELAIAVLACARIGAIHSVVFGGFSAQSIADRINDAACNIVITADGGYRGTKEIPLKSIIDDALVQCPSIQRVIVLTRSRTPVSMIKGRDVWWEDEIKKVETQGNTACTAEEMDAEDMLFILYTSGSTGKPKGVVHTCGGYMVYTGYTFANAFQYNQGEVYFCTADIGWITGHSYIAYGPLSQGATTVLFEGIPSWPTPGRFWDIVEKYKVNILYTAPTAIRSLMSFGDEALQGKDFSSLKKLGSVGEPINEEAWHWFDEKIGHKQCPIVDTWWQTETGGFMISPIAGVTPTKPGYATLPLPGVQPVLVDENGKIIEGNGVSGNLCIRFPWPGMLRTTYGDHNRCRTTYFATYENLYFTGDGCLRDEDGYYRITGRVDDVLNVSGHRIGTAEVENAINMHSSVVESAVVGYPHDIKGQGIYAFVVCPKHHADDDLTRKDIMMTVSRIIGAIAKPDKIQFVTGLPKTRSGKIMRRILRKIAEGDTSNLGDTSTLLDPAVVEEIKAGAL is encoded by the coding sequence ATGAAAATTAAATCATTTGACGAATATAAGCAGGTTTATCAGCAGAGTGTTGAACAGCCTGAGCAATTTTGGGCTGGTATTGCCGACAACTTTTTATGGCGCAAAAAGTGGGACAAGGTATTGGACTGGAATTTTAAGGAACCGAACATTAAGTGGTTCCAGGGCGCTAAGCTCAATATCACCGAAAACTGCCTTGACCGTCACCTGGAAACCCTGGGCGATAAACCCGCCATAATCTGGGAACCAAATGATCCGCAGGAAAATCATCGTATTTTAACTTACAGGCAGCTGCATGATAAGGTTTGCGAATTTGCCAATGTGCTTAAAAATAACGGTGCAAAAAAGGGCGACCGTATCTGTATATACATGCCTATGGTGCCCGAACTGGCTATTGCCGTTTTGGCTTGCGCTCGTATTGGCGCTATCCATTCGGTAGTTTTCGGCGGTTTCTCGGCACAATCAATTGCCGACAGGATAAACGATGCTGCCTGTAATATTGTTATAACCGCCGATGGTGGTTACAGAGGCACTAAAGAAATTCCGCTGAAATCAATCATTGATGACGCGCTGGTACAATGCCCTTCTATTCAACGGGTAATTGTGCTTACCCGCAGCCGTACACCTGTATCAATGATCAAAGGCCGTGATGTTTGGTGGGAAGATGAAATTAAAAAGGTAGAAACCCAAGGCAATACAGCATGCACGGCCGAAGAAATGGATGCAGAGGATATGTTGTTTATCTTGTACACATCAGGCTCAACAGGCAAACCTAAAGGTGTTGTGCATACCTGTGGCGGCTACATGGTTTATACCGGGTACACCTTTGCTAACGCTTTCCAGTACAACCAGGGCGAAGTTTATTTCTGTACTGCTGACATCGGATGGATTACCGGACACTCTTACATTGCCTACGGCCCGCTATCTCAAGGTGCAACTACGGTATTGTTTGAGGGTATCCCTTCATGGCCTACTCCGGGCAGGTTTTGGGATATAGTTGAAAAATACAAGGTAAACATACTATATACAGCCCCTACCGCCATCCGCTCGCTGATGAGTTTTGGCGATGAGGCATTACAGGGTAAAGATTTCAGTTCGCTCAAAAAACTGGGCTCCGTTGGCGAACCTATTAACGAGGAAGCATGGCATTGGTTTGATGAAAAAATTGGTCATAAACAATGCCCAATTGTTGATACCTGGTGGCAAACCGAAACCGGTGGCTTTATGATATCGCCAATTGCGGGAGTTACCCCTACCAAACCCGGCTACGCCACATTACCACTACCAGGCGTACAGCCTGTACTCGTTGATGAGAATGGAAAAATTATTGAAGGCAATGGCGTAAGCGGAAACCTTTGTATCAGGTTCCCATGGCCGGGCATGTTGCGCACTACCTACGGCGATCACAACCGTTGCCGCACTACTTATTTTGCAACTTACGAAAACCTGTATTTTACAGGCGATGGCTGCCTGCGCGATGAAGACGGTTATTACCGTATAACCGGCCGTGTTGATGACGTGCTGAACGTATCCGGTCACCGTATTGGAACAGCCGAGGTAGAGAACGCTATTAACATGCATAGCAGCGTGGTAGAATCGGCCGTTGTTGGTTACCCGCATGATATTAAGGGACAAGGCATTTATGCCTTTGTAGTATGCCCTAAGCATCATGCTGATGATGACCTTACCCGTAAGGATATCATGATGACTGTATCGCGCATAATAGGTGCCATTGCCAAGCCCGATAAGATACAATTTGTAACCGGCTTACCCAAAACGCGTTCAGGGAAGATCATGCGCCGCATATTGCGCAAAATAGCGGAGGGGGATACATCTAATTTAGGCGATACCTCTACCCTGCTTGATCCTGCTGTTGTGGAGGAAATAAAAGCCGGGGCATTGTAA
- a CDS encoding CsbD family protein — translation MDRLELKGSWNELKGKMKQAYGDLTDDDLIREEGKDDELLGKLQQKTGKSRDELVKWINSL, via the coding sequence ATGGACAGATTAGAATTAAAAGGTAGCTGGAACGAATTAAAGGGAAAGATGAAACAAGCCTACGGCGATTTAACAGACGATGACCTGATACGTGAAGAAGGCAAAGATGATGAGCTGCTGGGAAAACTTCAGCAAAAAACGGGAAAATCCCGTGATGAGCTGGTAAAATGGATCAACAGTTTATAA
- a CDS encoding M20 metallopeptidase family protein has translation MIKEQIQELSSKIFNDVVANRRHLHSHPELSFHELQTSVFVANKLEELGLEYHKMADTGLVALIKGDKPSDNVVALRADMDALPITEANDVPYKSQNVGVMHACGHDAHTSSLLGTARILTELKSQFAGTVKLIFQPAEEKLPGGASIMIKEGVLENPKPHAVLGQHVMPLIEAGKVGFRAGKYMASTDELYVTVKGKGGHGAQPQQNIDPVIITAHILTALQQVVSRFADPKSPSVLSFGKVIANGATNVIPNEVYLEGTFRTMDEKWREEAHKRMKKMAEGIAESMGGSCEFNIMRGYPFLINEEKLTAATRGHAEDYLGKENVLDLDIWMAAEDFAYYSQVADSCFYRLGTRNESRGITSSVHTPTFDVEEDAFKISTGLMAYLAIKQLGN, from the coding sequence ATGATTAAAGAGCAAATACAAGAATTATCCAGCAAAATATTTAACGATGTGGTAGCCAATCGCCGCCATTTGCATAGCCACCCAGAGTTATCTTTTCATGAGTTGCAGACCTCGGTTTTTGTAGCCAACAAATTGGAAGAACTTGGCCTGGAATATCATAAAATGGCCGATACCGGTTTGGTAGCCCTCATTAAGGGTGATAAGCCTTCGGATAATGTAGTAGCCCTGCGTGCCGATATGGACGCACTGCCTATTACTGAGGCTAATGATGTGCCGTACAAATCGCAAAATGTAGGTGTAATGCACGCCTGTGGGCATGATGCACATACCTCGTCATTACTGGGCACGGCCCGCATTTTAACCGAATTGAAAAGCCAGTTTGCTGGTACAGTTAAATTGATATTCCAACCGGCCGAAGAGAAATTGCCGGGTGGGGCCAGTATCATGATCAAGGAAGGCGTACTTGAAAACCCTAAACCACATGCCGTATTAGGCCAGCATGTAATGCCGCTTATTGAGGCCGGTAAGGTGGGTTTCCGTGCAGGTAAATACATGGCCTCGACAGATGAGCTTTATGTTACCGTTAAAGGTAAGGGAGGTCATGGCGCGCAGCCACAGCAAAATATTGACCCGGTTATTATTACCGCTCATATATTAACCGCCTTGCAGCAGGTGGTTAGCCGTTTTGCCGACCCTAAAAGTCCGTCGGTATTATCATTTGGTAAAGTGATTGCCAATGGCGCTACCAATGTGATTCCAAATGAAGTTTACCTGGAGGGTACTTTTCGTACCATGGACGAGAAATGGCGTGAGGAAGCTCATAAACGCATGAAGAAAATGGCTGAAGGTATTGCCGAAAGCATGGGCGGAAGCTGCGAGTTTAATATTATGCGCGGTTATCCTTTCCTGATCAATGAAGAAAAATTGACAGCGGCGACTCGTGGCCATGCTGAAGACTACTTGGGTAAAGAAAATGTGCTTGACCTTGATATATGGATGGCTGCAGAAGACTTTGCCTACTACTCACAGGTAGCCGACTCTTGTTTTTATCGTTTAGGTACCCGTAATGAAAGCCGCGGCATTACTTCATCAGTACATACCCCAACTTTTGATGTGGAAGAGGATGCGTTTAAAATAAGCACAGGACTCATGGCATACCTGGCCATTAAGCAGCTGGGGAATTAA
- a CDS encoding SPOR domain-containing protein encodes MKKAVFDHKANFSLIKYCFFFILLIASSRSFAQQTRGKVEVIKDPLVDTLIAKRLEMNNAVGVPTTFSSYGYRVQIFSGSNRKDAFNAQARLQDQYPELRTYIIYSEPNFKVRAGDFRTRLEAQKLMQELRSSFSSLFIISEKINLPKTESDND; translated from the coding sequence ATGAAAAAAGCAGTATTTGATCATAAAGCTAATTTTAGCCTCATCAAATACTGCTTTTTCTTTATACTGCTAATTGCATCTTCCCGTTCCTTTGCGCAGCAAACCCGCGGCAAAGTGGAGGTAATTAAAGACCCGCTTGTTGATACCCTGATAGCTAAAAGGCTGGAAATGAATAACGCGGTCGGTGTGCCAACTACATTCTCCTCATACGGTTACCGGGTACAGATATTCAGCGGCTCAAACCGTAAAGATGCCTTTAACGCGCAAGCCCGTTTGCAGGATCAGTATCCTGAGTTGCGTACCTATATAATTTACAGCGAACCTAATTTTAAAGTTCGCGCCGGCGATTTCAGGACCCGTCTGGAAGCGCAAAAACTGATGCAGGAACTTCGGTCTTCATTTTCGAGCCTGTTCATCATTTCCGAAAAAATAAACCTCCCTAAAACGGAATCCGATAATGATTAA